A portion of the Anoxybacillus gonensis genome contains these proteins:
- the pilM gene encoding type IV pilus biogenesis protein PilM: MRLFSLKHKVGNIVIKDHVIRYVELKQQQPLVLHTCEEWPLPEGIVRDGKIVDEEQFAHIMEQCVDMWKMKHRRIRFLVPDPLIVIRKVPLPKEIDVEDVRSYLFMEIGSTILLPFEDAVFDYALLEKTKEAFHILLFAAPEANVMQYAQLFEEVKLKPIVADISPLSLYRLFYTFHLANDVDHFLFVQFDLSSLNVSVFYQHRPIFTRQLAFDAQWTYWEKTNEGWTWLKEGEPERQLEDLYKELERVMSFYRFSLQQGKAQITRIVITGDHPLINTFANLLQERLDIAVETLTLPLSVDPAYYLPIGLGLKEGSAHASRN, encoded by the coding sequence ATGCGGCTTTTTTCGTTGAAACATAAAGTGGGCAACATTGTTATAAAAGATCACGTCATTCGCTATGTCGAATTAAAACAACAGCAACCGCTCGTTTTGCATACGTGCGAGGAATGGCCGCTTCCAGAAGGAATTGTGCGAGACGGGAAAATTGTCGATGAAGAACAGTTCGCTCATATTATGGAGCAATGTGTCGATATGTGGAAGATGAAACATCGCCGCATTCGCTTTCTCGTTCCGGATCCACTCATCGTTATTCGTAAAGTTCCGTTACCGAAAGAAATCGATGTAGAAGATGTACGTAGTTATTTATTTATGGAAATTGGTTCAACTATTCTGCTTCCGTTTGAAGATGCGGTATTTGACTATGCTTTGCTTGAAAAAACGAAAGAGGCGTTTCACATTTTATTGTTTGCCGCACCGGAAGCGAACGTGATGCAATATGCGCAATTGTTTGAGGAAGTGAAATTAAAACCGATCGTGGCAGATATTTCTCCGCTTAGCTTATATCGCTTATTTTACACATTTCATTTAGCGAACGATGTTGATCACTTTTTATTCGTTCAATTTGATTTATCGTCGTTGAACGTCAGCGTATTTTATCAACATCGTCCAATATTCACGCGCCAGTTAGCGTTTGATGCTCAATGGACGTATTGGGAAAAAACGAATGAAGGATGGACGTGGTTAAAAGAAGGTGAACCAGAGCGACAGCTTGAAGACTTATATAAAGAGCTTGAGCGCGTCATGAGCTTTTACCGTTTTTCATTACAACAAGGCAAGGCGCAAATTACCCGCATCGTCATTACTGGGGACCACCCGCTAATCAATACGTTTGCTAACTTGTTACAAGAGCGTCTGGATATCGCGGTCGAAACGTTGACGTTGCCACTTTCGGTCGACCCAGCTTATTATTTACCAATTGGACTCGGACTAAAAGAGGGTAGTGCACATGCTAGTCGAAATTAA
- a CDS encoding prepilin peptidase, whose product MLLSISFLLGLFLGSFYNVVGLRVPKGESIVAPRSHCPHCKRTLTALELIPVISYVLQKGKCRACSARISFVYPLIELSTAILFTLAPLFVGWSAEVAVSWTLISLFVIIFVSDVHYMIIPNRVLLFFTPLLLVERLWVAQLTPWWDSLLGSVVGFMILFVIALVSKGGMGGGDIKLFSLIGLALGAKLTVLAFFLSTLVGTIFGLIGMAIGRVKRGEPMPFGPAIVVGTLIAYFFGDTIIDAYVKVMM is encoded by the coding sequence ATGTTGCTTTCTATTTCTTTCCTCCTCGGTCTTTTTCTCGGCTCTTTTTATAATGTTGTTGGGTTAAGGGTACCGAAAGGGGAGTCGATTGTTGCGCCGCGTTCGCATTGTCCGCATTGTAAGCGGACGTTGACGGCGTTAGAGTTAATTCCGGTTATTTCGTATGTGTTGCAAAAAGGGAAATGTCGCGCGTGTTCGGCGCGCATTTCCTTTGTTTATCCGTTGATTGAGTTGTCCACGGCTATATTGTTTACGCTCGCCCCGCTTTTTGTCGGTTGGTCAGCGGAAGTAGCCGTTAGTTGGACGCTCATTTCTTTATTCGTTATTATTTTTGTGTCTGATGTGCATTATATGATTATCCCAAACCGTGTTTTATTATTTTTTACTCCACTTCTTCTTGTTGAACGTTTATGGGTTGCTCAGCTTACTCCTTGGTGGGATAGTTTACTCGGTAGTGTTGTTGGATTTATGATATTGTTTGTGATAGCGCTTGTGAGTAAAGGTGGCATGGGTGGTGGAGATATTAAACTATTTTCGTTAATCGGTTTAGCGCTTGGTGCAAAGCTTACCGTTCTAGCTTTCTTTTTATCGACGCTCGTCGGGACAATATTCGGACTGATTGGTATGGCAATTGGCCGTGTGAAACGAGGCGAACCGATGCCGTTCGGACCAGCGATCGTCGTTGGGACGTTAATCGCTTATTTTTTCGGAGATACGATCATCGATGCGTACGTAAAGGTTATGATGTAA
- a CDS encoding prepilin-type N-terminal cleavage/methylation domain-containing protein yields the protein MLKRFIRNEKGLTLIELLAVIVILGIIAAIAIPSIGGLIDNSKKDAHVANAQQMINAAKIAVTADKDLIPANEKYTVLPLAYLESKGYLETVKDPDGNTTSYKKAPSGYDNKPLTSEGDPKEAYSYVLIKNTDTKLIYFVKLINNSRGVFGEDGVAVEEKDLKRDAVNEIE from the coding sequence ATGTTAAAACGATTCATTCGTAACGAAAAAGGTTTAACGTTAATTGAGTTGTTAGCAGTCATCGTTATTTTAGGGATCATTGCTGCCATTGCGATTCCTAGTATTGGGGGATTAATCGACAACTCGAAAAAAGACGCTCATGTAGCAAACGCACAACAAATGATTAACGCAGCAAAAATTGCTGTGACGGCGGATAAAGATTTGATTCCGGCTAATGAAAAATATACAGTTCTTCCTCTTGCTTATTTAGAAAGCAAAGGGTATCTAGAAACCGTAAAAGATCCGGATGGGAATACTACGTCATATAAGAAGGCACCATCTGGTTACGACAACAAACCACTTACATCCGAAGGCGATCCAAAAGAAGCGTATTCATATGTGCTTATAAAAAATACAGACACAAAATTAATATATTTTGTAAAGTTGATTAATAACTCACGTGGTGTTTTTGGAGAAGATGGGGTTGCTGTAGAAGAAAAAGATTTAAAACGTGATGCGGTAAACGAGATTGAGTAA
- a CDS encoding type II secretion system F family protein gives MAQFRYEARDVRGRVKKGTIVASSRRDVIMKLREQRLKVIDVREVPQTLLTKEITFGNPVKLQHFVIYLRQFATLLKAGVTIVDATRILAEQTESKALKKALVHVEEQLRSGKPLSTAMTDHPNIFPSLVVNMIRAGEASGSIDETLERLADHFEKVHRTRQKIVSALAYPIVVGMIAVVVVIFLLVSVVPTFVSMFADFGAELPTITKFVLRASEVMQTYWWGVILLFIALYILLIMLRKQKVTKYYLDVFMLRMPIFGGMMQKAVLARMTRTLSSLFSSAVPILQALAIVETVVENEVVARVIRTSRDALERGESLTEPMKRHWAFPPLVTQMIAIGEQTGSLDAMLAKVADFYEAEVEAATDRLKSLIEPLMIVLLASVVGTIVTSILVPMFDIFNHIQQ, from the coding sequence ATGGCGCAATTTCGCTATGAAGCGCGCGATGTGCGCGGGCGAGTGAAAAAAGGTACGATCGTTGCTTCGTCGCGTCGAGATGTCATCATGAAACTGCGAGAACAACGATTAAAAGTCATTGACGTACGCGAAGTACCACAGACGTTATTAACAAAAGAAATTACGTTCGGAAATCCTGTAAAACTGCAGCATTTCGTCATTTATTTACGCCAATTTGCTACGCTTTTAAAAGCAGGGGTAACGATCGTTGATGCCACTCGCATTTTAGCGGAACAAACGGAAAGTAAAGCGTTAAAAAAAGCGCTCGTGCACGTTGAGGAGCAGTTGAGAAGCGGCAAACCGTTGTCTACGGCGATGACAGATCATCCGAACATTTTTCCTTCGCTCGTCGTCAATATGATTCGTGCGGGGGAAGCGAGCGGAAGCATTGACGAAACGCTCGAAAGGCTTGCCGATCATTTTGAAAAAGTACATCGCACAAGGCAAAAAATTGTTTCCGCTCTTGCATATCCGATCGTTGTTGGAATGATTGCTGTCGTCGTTGTCATCTTTTTGCTCGTGAGCGTCGTTCCGACATTCGTTTCGATGTTTGCTGATTTTGGCGCAGAATTGCCAACCATTACGAAGTTTGTTTTACGTGCAAGCGAAGTGATGCAAACGTATTGGTGGGGCGTTATTTTGTTGTTCATCGCTCTATATATTTTATTAATCATGTTAAGGAAACAAAAAGTAACGAAATATTATTTAGACGTTTTCATGCTTCGCATGCCGATTTTTGGTGGGATGATGCAAAAAGCGGTGCTAGCGCGTATGACGCGCACATTAAGTTCTCTTTTTTCAAGCGCTGTCCCTATTTTACAAGCGCTTGCCATCGTAGAAACGGTCGTTGAAAACGAAGTCGTTGCCCGCGTCATTCGCACATCGCGTGATGCGCTTGAACGCGGAGAATCATTAACAGAGCCGATGAAGCGACATTGGGCATTTCCGCCACTTGTCACACAAATGATTGCGATCGGAGAACAAACCGGCTCACTAGATGCGATGCTTGCAAAAGTTGCTGATTTTTACGAAGCGGAAGTCGAAGCAGCGACGGATCGTTTAAAATCGTTAATTGAGCCGCTCATGATCGTATTGCTTGCAAGCGTCGTCGGGACGATCGTCACATCCATTTTAGTACCGATGTTTGATATATTTAATCATATTCAACAATAA
- a CDS encoding type IV pilus twitching motility protein PilT, which translates to MRQKVDAMLRAAFELKASDIHLTVGVPPIFRVNGDLKRYGQDVLSPTDTEQMARAIVPEHMWTRFETDGELDLSYSLSGVSRFRVNVFKQRGCISLAIRIVPTKIPTLEELQLPDVLKKMVTKPQGLILVTGPTGSGKSTTLAAMIDYMNKTMRKHIITLEDPIEYVHKHGGCIIDQREIGTDTNNFANGLRAALRQDPDVILVGEMRDLETIQTAITAAETGHLVFGTLHTSSAPATIDRIIDVFQPEQQTQIRIQLATVLVAIISQRLFPRAQQNGRIAATEILINNAAIANLIRNGKIHQIPSIMQTNRALGMHTLEANIKELVQQGFIAKESVEPYLQEG; encoded by the coding sequence ATGAGACAAAAAGTAGATGCGATGTTGCGAGCTGCATTTGAGTTAAAAGCATCTGATATTCATTTAACGGTCGGCGTTCCCCCGATTTTTCGCGTGAACGGAGATTTAAAACGATACGGTCAAGATGTGTTATCGCCAACCGATACAGAACAAATGGCAAGAGCGATCGTTCCAGAGCATATGTGGACGCGCTTTGAAACAGATGGCGAGTTAGATTTGTCGTATAGCCTTTCCGGTGTTTCACGCTTCCGTGTGAATGTGTTTAAACAACGTGGATGCATATCGCTTGCCATTCGTATCGTACCGACAAAAATTCCGACGCTTGAAGAATTGCAATTGCCAGATGTATTAAAAAAAATGGTAACAAAACCACAAGGGCTTATTCTTGTTACCGGACCGACAGGAAGCGGAAAATCGACGACGTTAGCTGCGATGATCGATTATATGAATAAAACGATGCGCAAACATATTATTACGCTTGAAGATCCAATTGAATACGTGCATAAGCATGGAGGGTGTATTATTGACCAGCGCGAGATCGGGACGGATACAAACAACTTCGCAAATGGACTTCGAGCGGCGCTTCGGCAAGATCCAGACGTCATTTTAGTTGGAGAGATGCGCGATCTAGAAACGATTCAAACAGCCATTACCGCCGCGGAAACAGGGCATCTTGTATTCGGGACGCTTCATACGTCCAGCGCACCGGCGACAATTGATCGTATCATTGATGTATTTCAACCTGAGCAACAAACACAAATTCGCATTCAATTGGCAACTGTGTTAGTTGCGATTATTTCGCAACGATTATTTCCACGCGCTCAACAAAACGGACGCATTGCAGCGACAGAAATATTAATTAACAATGCGGCCATTGCAAATTTAATTCGCAACGGAAAAATACATCAAATTCCGAGCATTATGCAAACGAACCGCGCGCTCGGTATGCATACGCTTGAAGCGAACATTAAAGAACTCGTCCAACAAGGATTCATTGCAAAAGAATCGGTTGAGCCGTATTTGCAGGAAGGGTGA
- a CDS encoding GspE/PulE family protein: MKKQERKRLGDLLVEAGLITKEQLEETLKEKAPGQKLGDALLQRGYITEQQLIEVLEFQLGIPHVSLYRYPIDPKLMNLVPKEFAKRNMLIPLKQEGDRLFVAMADPMDFFAIDDLRLSTGFHIEVAIASKDDILRAINKYYDIDDSVEEFLNIAPPQEVREQEKLVEDDSPIVRLVNQILQMAVEQRASDIHIDPHETKVVIRYRIDGILRTERALPKHMQGMLTARIKILANMDITEHRVPQDGRIKMNIDFHPVDLRVSTLPTIYGEKIVMRVLDLGAALNDLNKLGFNKLNLQRFIQLIEQPTGIVLITGPTGSGKSSTLYAALNRLNGEHVNIITIEDPVEYQLEGVNQIQVNPNVGMTFAEGLRSILRQDPNIIMVGEIRDRETAEVAIRASLTGHLVLSTLHTNDALSTVARLIDMGVEPFLVATSLSGVVSQRLVRRVCRDCQEEQEPTKREIDIFARRGLKIEKVMRGRGCPTCNMTGYKGRIALHELMVMSDEMRKVILNGEPLSKLREIAIKNKMIFLIDDGLLKVKQGLTTTEEVLRVSIG, encoded by the coding sequence ATGAAAAAGCAAGAGCGAAAACGACTAGGAGATTTGCTTGTTGAAGCGGGATTAATTACGAAAGAACAACTCGAAGAAACGTTAAAAGAAAAAGCACCTGGTCAAAAATTAGGAGATGCGTTGTTGCAACGAGGATATATTACGGAGCAACAATTAATCGAAGTGTTAGAGTTTCAACTTGGTATCCCGCACGTCAGCTTATATCGTTATCCAATTGATCCGAAATTAATGAATCTCGTACCGAAAGAATTTGCGAAACGAAATATGCTCATTCCTTTAAAACAAGAAGGGGATCGGCTGTTTGTCGCCATGGCAGATCCGATGGATTTTTTTGCGATTGATGATTTGCGTCTATCGACAGGTTTTCACATTGAAGTGGCCATTGCATCAAAAGACGATATTTTACGGGCAATTAATAAATATTACGATATTGATGATTCAGTGGAAGAATTTTTAAACATCGCTCCTCCGCAAGAAGTGCGTGAACAAGAAAAGCTTGTGGAAGATGACTCGCCGATTGTTCGACTCGTCAATCAAATTTTACAAATGGCAGTAGAACAACGAGCGAGCGATATTCACATTGATCCACATGAAACGAAAGTCGTCATTCGTTATCGCATCGACGGCATTTTGCGCACAGAGCGGGCGTTGCCGAAACATATGCAAGGAATGTTAACGGCGCGCATAAAAATTTTAGCGAATATGGATATTACAGAACATCGCGTTCCGCAAGATGGGCGGATTAAAATGAACATCGATTTTCATCCTGTCGATTTGCGCGTATCGACGTTGCCGACCATTTACGGTGAAAAAATCGTTATGCGCGTGCTTGATTTAGGAGCAGCATTAAACGATTTAAACAAACTCGGATTTAATAAATTGAATTTACAGCGGTTTATTCAACTGATCGAACAACCAACGGGCATCGTGTTAATTACAGGACCGACGGGTTCAGGAAAATCGTCGACGCTTTATGCGGCATTAAACCGATTAAATGGGGAACATGTGAATATTATTACAATTGAAGATCCGGTCGAATATCAGCTTGAAGGAGTAAACCAAATTCAAGTAAATCCGAATGTTGGGATGACATTTGCTGAAGGGTTGCGTTCGATTTTGCGCCAAGATCCAAACATTATTATGGTTGGAGAAATTCGTGATCGTGAAACAGCGGAAGTAGCGATTCGCGCCTCTTTAACAGGGCATCTTGTGTTAAGTACGTTGCATACGAATGATGCATTAAGCACTGTTGCTCGTTTAATTGATATGGGAGTCGAGCCGTTTTTAGTTGCCACATCGCTTTCAGGAGTCGTTTCGCAGCGTCTCGTGCGACGCGTTTGTCGCGATTGTCAAGAAGAACAAGAGCCGACGAAGCGGGAAATTGACATTTTCGCTCGTCGTGGCTTGAAAATTGAAAAAGTGATGCGCGGTCGTGGTTGCCCGACATGCAATATGACAGGATATAAAGGGCGTATTGCGCTACATGAATTAATGGTGATGTCTGATGAAATGAGAAAAGTCATTTTAAATGGCGAGCCGCTTTCGAAACTGCGCGAAATTGCGATAAAAAATAAAATGATTTTTTTAATTGATGACGGCTTATTAAAAGTGAAGCAAGGGCTTACGACAACAGAAGAAGTGTTGCGTGTAAGCATTGGGTAA
- a CDS encoding VanW family protein — protein MRQIALLKLFFTLLLTVSYLLASTKVATWAYESFVSGDTFAKGTSIGPVDISNRSYEEAYERINQKVNEWKKTTQITLEIEEKKSTIPTNVFTFHIEESIKRAESGKSTPLLVSVDGQALQDVISSLGVSSDWIDVEKVKAQVEQTAALLTTAQLFLSQYIREEVQKETILSQAIVPSSEELRAMTPTTIVIEPKQVFSVSDFFKQQGINLSKEAMTLFASALYEAVVPTNFEIVERHTSPVLPNGIKAGFEAAVERNKKDFIFFNPNDQPYTVECETEGGQMKVALIGMPFIYQYVLKTDPIEYYDPKTIVQYSALLKPNEKRIKEEGKKGMLIRLYKEVYDRNRTMIETVPVSEDFYPPVHRVELRGLQAGVSNGTETPTPNESPSTQLPQQEDIWGNENEQIKGNEDETS, from the coding sequence GTGCGCCAAATCGCTTTGCTTAAGTTGTTTTTCACGTTGCTTCTTACCGTTTCATATTTACTTGCAAGTACGAAAGTGGCGACATGGGCGTACGAGTCGTTCGTTAGTGGCGATACATTTGCTAAAGGAACGAGCATCGGGCCAGTTGATATATCGAATCGTTCATACGAAGAAGCATATGAACGAATCAATCAAAAAGTAAATGAGTGGAAAAAAACAACGCAAATTACGCTCGAAATAGAGGAAAAGAAATCCACTATACCGACAAATGTGTTTACATTTCATATTGAAGAGAGCATAAAACGAGCGGAGAGTGGAAAGAGCACCCCCCTCCTCGTTTCCGTTGACGGACAAGCTTTACAAGATGTGATTTCTTCGCTTGGCGTATCAAGTGATTGGATCGATGTTGAAAAAGTAAAAGCACAAGTAGAACAAACGGCAGCTTTGCTTACAACTGCTCAACTGTTTCTTAGCCAATATATTCGAGAAGAGGTGCAAAAAGAGACGATATTGTCGCAAGCAATCGTTCCTTCGTCAGAAGAACTTCGTGCGATGACGCCAACAACAATCGTCATTGAGCCAAAACAAGTATTTTCTGTTTCGGACTTTTTCAAACAGCAAGGAATAAATTTATCAAAAGAAGCGATGACGTTATTTGCATCAGCATTGTATGAGGCCGTTGTACCGACAAATTTTGAAATTGTTGAACGGCATACGAGCCCTGTATTGCCAAATGGGATCAAGGCAGGATTTGAAGCGGCCGTTGAACGAAATAAAAAAGATTTTATATTTTTTAATCCAAACGATCAGCCGTATACGGTTGAATGTGAAACAGAAGGCGGTCAAATGAAAGTTGCGCTAATCGGCATGCCATTTATTTATCAATACGTATTAAAAACGGATCCGATCGAGTATTACGATCCGAAAACGATTGTCCAATATAGCGCATTGCTGAAGCCAAACGAAAAGCGAATAAAGGAAGAAGGAAAAAAAGGAATGCTCATTCGCTTGTACAAAGAAGTGTACGATCGAAATCGAACAATGATTGAAACGGTACCCGTTTCGGAAGATTTTTATCCGCCTGTTCATCGCGTTGAATTGCGTGGATTGCAAGCAGGAGTAAGTAACGGAACGGAGACACCAACTCCAAATGAATCACCTTCAACACAGTTACCACAACAAGAAGACATATGGGGAAATGAAAACGAGCAAATAAAAGGAAATGAGGATGAGACCTCATGA